The region TGCAGCAAGCTCTTGGGTGTTTGAGCCTGCGATTGCGTCTTCCGCCATAGTGGGATCGATCCCCGCACTCGCGGCCAAGTCTCCGGCGCCTCCCGCTAAGCTGTCGGCAGCCAGCGTTTCCACAGCGGAGAAATCGATTTCGTTTTTCCAGATCGCGCTTTGCAGATCGGTTTCCATGCGGCGCATGATCGAACGAGCCAGTTGAGCTTGTTCGATACTTGTTTGGCTTTCGGTCACCTGAAAAAGGTAAAACTGGACCGCTCCGCCGACCGCCAATAAAACCAGCACAGATAGCGAGGAAGCCAAGATGACTTCCAACAGTGTAAAACCGTTTCGTGAAGAGTCACGCATCAGATGGCACCTCCTAGTTCCGTAGGAGCCCCATCACTGCTGTCGGGCAATTCCTCAACCGCAAGTTCAGGGTCGCGCATCCAGCGAACGATTTGAAACGAATCGTTTTCTGCTGCCGACTGAGCACCTGCCCTGCGCACTTGGACAGCGACCATGATCAGTCCGTCAACAGGAGCCGGTTCCCAGTTAATGCTGTATAGCCAGGGAGCATCTTGTTCGACGGCGAGTGTCGAAAGATCGCTGGTCATCGTGACATTCATGTCGGTCACAGGATCTGGCGGAATCAAGCCGAGAGCGATTTCTTCCATGATCGTTTCAGCGATCATTTGGGCTTCGGTTAATCCTTGGGCCTGTTGGGCGTTTTGAAAGCCCAGACTGACCAATTGACCGAGCATTGCCAACGAAACCGCCAGGACTGTCAGCGCAAGGATGACTTCAATCAGAGTAAAACCATGTTTGTAGGGACGGTGTGCCA is a window of Bremerella sp. TYQ1 DNA encoding:
- a CDS encoding prepilin-type N-terminal cleavage/methylation domain-containing protein, whose product is MLAHRPYKHGFTLIEVILALTVLAVSLAMLGQLVSLGFQNAQQAQGLTEAQMIAETIMEEIALGLIPPDPVTDMNVTMTSDLSTLAVEQDAPWLYSINWEPAPVDGLIMVAVQVRRAGAQSAAENDSFQIVRWMRDPELAVEELPDSSDGAPTELGGAI